The DNA sequence AAGTAAGAAAGAAAAAAATAGAAGAATATCGAACAAAATACACGAACCCATATATTGCAGCTGCAAATGGCATGGTCGATGATATTATAGACCCTAGGGAAACAAGAGTAAAACTAATACAGTGTATGGAAATGTTAAAGGAAAAAACAGATCAAAGACCAAATAGAAAGCATGGGAACATTCCTTTATAATTACAACAAGAAGATTTTGCCTATATTTTTTGTTACAATACGATATGACTATAATCATGGAGGCTACAGGAATGGTAAATGAACAAAGAATAGTAAAGGAATTTTTAGAATTAGTTCAAGTTGATTCTGAAACAAAATATGAACGTGAAATTGCAGATGTATTAATTAGAAAATTTGAATCACTTGGTGTTCATGTGAGAGAAGATGATACGATGAATGAAACAGATCATGGTGCAGGTAATTTAATTTGTACGTTAGAGGGAAATAGTGATGGTGATACTATTTATTTTACGTCCCATATGGATACGGTTGTACCTGGTGTAGGAATTAACCCAGTGGTTGAGAATGGCTATATAAAATCAGATGGTACGACAATACTGGGAGCAGATGATAAAGCAGGGTTAGCTGCTATGATAGAGGCAATTCGTGTCTTAAAGGAGCAAAAGTTGGCACATGCAACAATACAATTTATTATTACTGTAGGAGAGGAATCTGGTTTAGTAGGAGCAAAAGCGCTTAATAAAAATAATTTAATTGCGAAGTATGGATTTGCTTTAGACAGTGATGGTAAAGTAGGTTCAATTATTGTAGCTGCCCCTAATCAGTCTAAATTACAGATTACAGTGTATGGAAAAACTGCGCATGCAGGTGTAGCCCCAGAAAAGGGAGTTTCTGCAATAACGATTGCCTCACGAGCAATTTCTCACATGCCGTTAGGGAGAATTGATGAGGAGACAACCGCTAATATTGGACGTATCGAAGGTGGAACACAAACAAACATCGTTTGTGATAAAGTACATATTTTAGCAGAAGCCCGTTCTCTCGTGAAGGAAAAACTACAAAAACAAGTAACTGCCATGAAAGAGGCATTTGAACAAGCTGCTTCTGATATGGGAGGAAACGTGGAGGTAATTATACAGGAAATGTATCCTGGTTTTAAACATGGAGAAGGAGATCAAGTAGTTGAAGTAGCTAAAAATGCAATTGCTGCTATTGGAAGAGAGCCGAACCTCCTACAAAGTGGCGGAGGAAGTGATGCGAATATTATCGCAGGATTTGGTATTCCAACGATCAATCTAGGTATTGGTTACGAAGAAATTCACACGACGAACGAGAAGCTATCCATTGAAGAGTTAGTGAAAACGGCTCAATTAGTCGTTCAAATTTGTAGGCAAGCAGTTACAGTAAAATAAATGAAGAAGAGGATGACACAAAAGGTCGAAACTTTACCTTTTGTGTCATCCTAGCACATACTGAACACCGTGTGTATCGTTTAGAAGTGTTCAGGAAATAGCCGGTGAACGTCTCTTACTATATCGTAATCGCTATCTTCAGCTTCAGCGATACCTGTCCAAGTATATACCTCTTGCATAATTCCTATCATTTCTTCATCGTCATTAAATGAAAGGAAGATTTCCTCAATTTGATCTATCAGTTCTTGAGGTAACGTTGTGTCAACAGAAATTGTATCATTTGGTATAGGGTCTGTGAAGTCTAGTTGAACTAATTCATCATAAACTTCAGGATAATCATCTGCTATCGTGTCTCTTGCGTCTTCAAATGAAGTAACAACATCTGCATTACCTTCCAGGAGCTGAAGCATAGCGTTATCATGAGAACCTGCTTGAATGAGCTCAGAAAAGTGGGTATTAACATCTTCTACACCGTAATCATTCATTAATTGTGCTGCAGGGAATAGGAAGCCGCTAGTGGATGCTATGTCCGCAAATGCCCATACTCTTCCTTCGAGATCCTCTATAGATTCAATATCAGAGTCTGCTCTTACTGTATACTGGGCTCGGTATGAATCTTCTCCATTTCTAATCGACTTTAAAATCACATCGATGTTATCATAACGATCTGTTGCTAGCACATACCCAAAAGGGTTTAAAAAGCCAATTTGTACTTGGTTGTTCCCCATTGCTTCAATAAGCCCAGTGAAGTTTGTCATCACTCTTCCGTCTACCGGAATACCAAGCTCTTCAGAAAGACGATCGGCAAGTGGTGCAGCTGTATCAGCTATTTTATCGGAGTCTTGTGATGGTACAAAGCCCATTATGAGCTCATCTGGCATTTCGATATCATCGGTAGCGCTATCTTCTGTGGTGTCTTCCATGTCAGTAGTGTCTTCACCAGGAACAGGTTCTTCATCCACTGTACCACAGGCTGTGAAAACTGTAGTAAGTGCAATTAATGCTGTTAAAGTTAATTGTTTTTTCATACTAAAATACTCCTTACCTCATTTTTTTAAGTCAATTAGTACTATAACCAATTTATAACGTCTTGATTCTCATTTTTCTCATCATTGATTATTAATTAATATAAGTTTTGCAAAGGTGAAGAGGCTATATATAATTTGATATATATTGTTCCGTGATATAATAATAGAAACAAATCCCACAATTTGAAGTGGTTTAACAGTAGGTGAATGTAAGTGCCGTCAAAAATAATATTCCATGTCGATATGAATAGTTTTTATGCATCTGTTGAAGCAGCTTATGATTCAACTTTAATGGGAAAGCCTGTGGCGATAGCTGGAAATGCAGAAGCTAGACGAGGGATTGTTGTTACTTCAAGTTACGAAGCGAGAGCAAGAGGTGTAAAACCGCCGATGCCGCTTTGGGAAGCATTAAAAAAATGTCCAGAGTTAGTAGTCCGAGAACCAAACTTCGAACGGTACCGACATGCTTCCAAAAGAATGTTCCAATTGCTTTATGAAATAACGCCTCTTGTAGAGCCAGTATCAATTGATGAAGGCTATTTGGATGTAACCGATGTCCACTTAAAAATGCAAGCTATTGAACTAGCCAAGTATATACAAACGCGAATAAAAAAAGAGCTAAACCTTCCATGTAGCATCGGTGTTGCACCAAATAAATTTTTAGCTAAGATGGCTAGTGATATGAAAAAGCCAATGGGTATAACAATACTTAGAAAAAGAGAAGTACAAACAAGGCTCTGGCCATTAAAAGCTATTGAAATGCATGGAATAGGTGCAAAGACAGCAGATAAGCTTAATAAGTTGGGGATTCACACAATCGAGGATATTGCGTTAAGTGACCCGTTATATCTCAAAGCTAAATTAGGAATAGTAGGAGAAAGAATACATGAACGCGCGAATGGTATTGATCAACGTCCAGTTGATCCACTAG is a window from the Evansella cellulosilytica DSM 2522 genome containing:
- a CDS encoding M20/M25/M40 family metallo-hydrolase is translated as MVNEQRIVKEFLELVQVDSETKYEREIADVLIRKFESLGVHVREDDTMNETDHGAGNLICTLEGNSDGDTIYFTSHMDTVVPGVGINPVVENGYIKSDGTTILGADDKAGLAAMIEAIRVLKEQKLAHATIQFIITVGEESGLVGAKALNKNNLIAKYGFALDSDGKVGSIIVAAPNQSKLQITVYGKTAHAGVAPEKGVSAITIASRAISHMPLGRIDEETTANIGRIEGGTQTNIVCDKVHILAEARSLVKEKLQKQVTAMKEAFEQAASDMGGNVEVIIQEMYPGFKHGEGDQVVEVAKNAIAAIGREPNLLQSGGGSDANIIAGFGIPTINLGIGYEEIHTTNEKLSIEELVKTAQLVVQICRQAVTVK
- a CDS encoding phosphate/phosphite/phosphonate ABC transporter substrate-binding protein; the encoded protein is MKKQLTLTALIALTTVFTACGTVDEEPVPGEDTTDMEDTTEDSATDDIEMPDELIMGFVPSQDSDKIADTAAPLADRLSEELGIPVDGRVMTNFTGLIEAMGNNQVQIGFLNPFGYVLATDRYDNIDVILKSIRNGEDSYRAQYTVRADSDIESIEDLEGRVWAFADIASTSGFLFPAAQLMNDYGVEDVNTHFSELIQAGSHDNAMLQLLEGNADVVTSFEDARDTIADDYPEVYDELVQLDFTDPIPNDTISVDTTLPQELIDQIEEIFLSFNDDEEMIGIMQEVYTWTGIAEAEDSDYDIVRDVHRLFPEHF
- a CDS encoding DNA polymerase IV: MPSKIIFHVDMNSFYASVEAAYDSTLMGKPVAIAGNAEARRGIVVTSSYEARARGVKPPMPLWEALKKCPELVVREPNFERYRHASKRMFQLLYEITPLVEPVSIDEGYLDVTDVHLKMQAIELAKYIQTRIKKELNLPCSIGVAPNKFLAKMASDMKKPMGITILRKREVQTRLWPLKAIEMHGIGAKTADKLNKLGIHTIEDIALSDPLYLKAKLGIVGERIHERANGIDQRPVDPLAVEEFKSIGNSTTLPTDSKNVTQIKKVIMNLSDSVGRRIRNKNVYAGNIQITIRYSDFSTITRSSKLHHPVHSHKEIFEAAWSLWQKYWSGEKVRLIGVTAMDLVERGHAFKQLDLFSYKKDEKEEKLSSVVDTLKNKFGENVLLKGTQLGSKDRSDDLRDKNKRGTSLEKDFLRKDLFHNEKE